The following coding sequences are from one Leptospira bouyouniensis window:
- a CDS encoding helix-turn-helix domain-containing protein yields the protein MKTNRTGIWIPREIECLVDLSVSEKYLLSEIRSLTLAKGCFASNTYFAKLLGKKPDTISRMISKLRKRNYIAQLSFDGRRRELSYCLGIVSEPAVETKPSAPLQKSKADTEVSAVPFVLSTTKVHNISTKNPLDVWKEFLHWANQLAPSTRIRIQSAPGPESLAKQDRIFWENFTLRPRPMFGS from the coding sequence ATGAAAACCAACCGAACAGGAATTTGGATTCCCAGGGAGATTGAATGCCTTGTGGATTTGAGTGTTTCTGAAAAGTATCTGCTTTCAGAAATTCGATCGTTAACATTGGCAAAAGGGTGTTTTGCATCGAACACCTACTTTGCGAAACTGCTTGGGAAAAAACCCGATACCATCTCTCGCATGATTTCTAAACTTCGAAAACGAAACTATATCGCACAACTTTCCTTCGATGGAAGGAGACGTGAGTTGTCATACTGCTTAGGAATCGTATCCGAACCGGCAGTGGAAACAAAACCAAGTGCTCCCTTACAAAAATCCAAGGCAGATACGGAAGTTTCAGCAGTTCCTTTTGTACTTAGTACAACAAAAGTACATAACATAAGTACAAAGAATCCTTTGGATGTTTGGAAAGAGTTTTTGCATTGGGCAAACCAATTGGCACCATCGACTCGCATTCGGATCCAGTCGGCCCCTGGACCAGAGAGTTTGGCAAAACAAGATCGGATCTTTTGGGAAAATTTTACATTGAGACCTCGGCCTATGTTTGGGAGTTAG
- the vapC gene encoding type II toxin-antitoxin system tRNA(fMet)-specific endonuclease VapC has translation MNYFLDTNICIYFLKGKNQNIENNIRKLNPNRIKIPSIVKAELLLGALKSKNPKNNRNIVLDFLDPFEIIGFNDIDSEIYAEIRSNLELKGIPIGPNDLIIASIVLNHNGILVTNNEKEFSRINSLKLENWVS, from the coding sequence TTGAATTACTTTTTAGATACAAATATTTGCATTTATTTCCTAAAAGGAAAAAATCAAAATATTGAAAATAACATAAGAAAACTGAACCCGAACAGAATTAAAATTCCATCTATCGTTAAAGCAGAACTTCTTCTAGGTGCATTAAAAAGCAAAAATCCAAAGAACAATAGAAATATAGTCTTAGATTTCTTAGATCCTTTTGAGATCATCGGGTTTAATGATATAGATTCTGAAATCTATGCTGAAATTCGTTCCAACCTAGAATTGAAAGGAATTCCAATTGGACCAAACGACCTCATTATCGCATCAATTGTTCTAAATCATAATGGTATTCTTGTCACAAATAATGAAAAAGAATTTTCAAGAATCAATTCCCTGAAATTAGAAAATTGGGTTTCATGA
- a CDS encoding CopG family transcriptional regulator, whose protein sequence is MPQLSLYLDQDTLKKIELAAKKEKVSISQWVKGKLQNSFEKKWPDHFFQLYGSIEDDSFQKPGPLHFKNDSPRDAF, encoded by the coding sequence ATGCCACAGTTGTCATTATATTTGGATCAAGATACACTCAAAAAAATTGAATTAGCTGCCAAAAAAGAAAAAGTTTCGATATCACAGTGGGTAAAAGGGAAATTGCAAAATTCCTTCGAAAAAAAATGGCCTGATCATTTTTTTCAATTATATGGTTCCATAGAGGATGATTCTTTTCAAAAGCCTGGTCCTTTACATTTTAAAAATGATAGCCCAAGAGATGCCTTTTGA
- a CDS encoding type II toxin-antitoxin system Phd/YefM family antitoxin has protein sequence MKSFPVGELKTKFSEVLEYVKNGEKVRILFGKNKKPIAMIVPLNQKRKIGMLDGKVKIKFDHNFSITEDIFLSK, from the coding sequence ATGAAGTCCTTTCCCGTTGGTGAATTAAAAACAAAATTCTCCGAAGTCCTTGAATACGTTAAAAACGGAGAAAAAGTAAGGATTCTTTTTGGGAAAAACAAAAAGCCCATCGCTATGATTGTTCCTCTGAATCAAAAAAGAAAAATCGGAATGCTTGATGGGAAAGTCAAAATTAAATTCGATCATAATTTTTCCATCACTGAAGATATATTTTTAAGTAAATAA
- a CDS encoding ArdC-like ssDNA-binding domain-containing protein, translating into MVYLSGNDSIWQFFVENCDTLGVWITSIVMKENDAKTILKKITYDVMEALKSGSLGQWVKPWQSFGFPTNVKTKQQYGLLNTFWLTDSLMRYGYTYPA; encoded by the coding sequence ATGGTTTACCTCTCAGGAAACGACTCGATTTGGCAATTTTTCGTAGAGAATTGTGACACTCTTGGAGTCTGGATTACATCCATTGTTATGAAAGAGAACGATGCAAAAACGATCCTAAAGAAGATTACATACGATGTGATGGAGGCCTTAAAGTCCGGTAGTCTTGGACAGTGGGTCAAACCATGGCAAAGTTTCGGATTTCCGACGAACGTGAAGACAAAGCAACAATATGGCCTCCTCAATACCTTCTGGCTAACAGACAGTTTGATGCGGTATGGGTATACTTATCCAGCTTGA
- a CDS encoding zincin-like metallopeptidase domain-containing protein, giving the protein MKPGEVAKTVVLYPCHVKFPVYSQKKQSVVGSEEEREEAPLYYKSCLVHKSFPVFNIAQINIPEDEYDLFVTKTTLDGAAGIDQFVQSIEHNREEFGVDQASYMIPLDTIRMPKKEYFRSETDYWSTYLHELGHWTGARHRLRRDFSKGMGSYAFEELVAELSSAIFAGEFGFSGELQHREYIGSWLRILENPRAIIKAGYLAMEAVEYLKKEAKRGVRG; this is encoded by the coding sequence TTGAAACCAGGCGAGGTTGCAAAGACGGTAGTTTTGTATCCTTGTCATGTAAAGTTTCCTGTATATTCCCAAAAGAAACAATCCGTGGTTGGAAGCGAAGAGGAACGAGAGGAGGCGCCTCTCTATTACAAATCGTGTCTGGTTCACAAGTCGTTTCCGGTCTTTAACATTGCACAAATCAATATTCCCGAAGATGAGTATGATCTGTTTGTAACAAAGACGACTCTAGATGGTGCTGCGGGAATCGATCAGTTTGTGCAATCGATCGAACACAATAGGGAAGAGTTCGGGGTGGACCAAGCATCTTACATGATCCCTTTGGATACGATTCGTATGCCTAAAAAAGAGTATTTCCGAAGTGAAACTGACTATTGGTCTACTTACTTACATGAGTTAGGTCATTGGACGGGTGCTAGACATCGGTTGCGGAGAGATTTTTCGAAAGGCATGGGTTCTTATGCCTTTGAAGAATTGGTCGCTGAATTATCCTCAGCTATCTTTGCCGGTGAATTTGGATTTAGTGGGGAGTTGCAACATCGAGAGTATATTGGGTCTTGGTTAAGGATTTTGGAAAATCCACGTGCGATCATTAAAGCGGGATATCTTGCCATGGAAGCGGTGGAGTATTTGAAGAAGGAAGCGAAGAGGGGAGTGAGGGGGTGA
- a CDS encoding TolC family protein — protein MFNILLPTLRESIRTIKITILAFFIFATFILNAQQNFDQEPLLINMEEAEIIGISNSVILASLKDRRQVFKMVATEKWRNYLPRLGISYFGLRNTNVNQPDSQYNDIRLQLNQLIYDGGENALEIESAKLQELLNQEDWKIAREKIVFDIRKAYIKLLASDIKWYVAEKAYERAQRQWLDITKEKKQGFITNIQEVEMNAKIKELELGILKSKSQRTQNEIELKKQINLPIEVPITLKDSLLKDYVFYSPEFELDEESFALENKPEIKKSKLTIENLKTRKEIAENGWKPKFSVGGYYGENVNGVLPVKNEVYGFNFSVQTQLGSTTNQSSANYGVQTDGTGIQRIPGFGPQFVGRGENAYNSSTFNLFDDLSYTRKIYEGKIGLSDAIRTNKLIKINIQAEAFKSKEKFKESWLALSVSNSKFYLFYELWKNVQNNYSQGFAKETELVSAEFEMIKAVEEITNALANYLESGAEYSFSIGKPMQEIRFFEVKRNCGNSILRLLDGNLDIDSSEKKTESEESKNNRKLNKGKKGKEYQFFLED, from the coding sequence ATGTTTAACATTTTATTGCCCACTCTTCGCGAATCAATTAGAACGATAAAAATCACGATTCTCGCTTTTTTCATATTTGCTACATTTATATTGAATGCACAACAGAATTTTGACCAAGAACCTCTTTTGATCAATATGGAAGAGGCGGAAATCATAGGAATTTCTAACAGTGTGATTCTTGCTAGTTTAAAGGACAGAAGACAAGTATTTAAGATGGTTGCTACAGAAAAATGGCGAAATTATCTTCCTCGGTTAGGGATAAGTTATTTTGGCCTTAGAAATACTAACGTCAATCAGCCAGATAGTCAATATAATGATATTCGCTTACAATTAAATCAATTAATTTATGATGGTGGCGAAAATGCTCTGGAAATAGAATCCGCAAAACTACAAGAATTATTAAATCAGGAAGATTGGAAGATAGCACGCGAAAAGATCGTCTTCGACATTAGAAAAGCATATATTAAATTGTTAGCGAGTGATATAAAATGGTATGTTGCAGAGAAAGCATACGAAAGAGCTCAAAGACAATGGCTAGACATAACGAAGGAAAAGAAGCAAGGTTTTATTACTAATATTCAAGAAGTTGAAATGAATGCGAAAATAAAAGAGCTTGAGCTTGGGATTTTGAAATCAAAATCTCAACGTACCCAAAACGAAATTGAATTAAAAAAGCAGATCAATTTGCCAATAGAAGTTCCAATTACTTTAAAAGATTCTCTTCTCAAGGACTACGTTTTCTATTCACCTGAATTCGAATTAGACGAAGAATCATTCGCTCTAGAGAATAAACCAGAGATCAAGAAGTCAAAGTTAACGATAGAAAATTTGAAGACCAGGAAAGAAATTGCTGAAAATGGATGGAAGCCAAAATTCTCTGTCGGAGGATATTATGGCGAAAACGTAAATGGTGTTTTACCTGTTAAGAATGAAGTGTATGGATTTAATTTTTCCGTTCAAACTCAATTAGGTAGCACAACAAATCAATCATCTGCAAATTATGGTGTTCAGACAGACGGTACGGGTATTCAAAGAATCCCTGGCTTTGGACCACAATTTGTTGGAAGGGGAGAAAATGCATATAATAGCAGTACGTTTAATCTTTTTGATGATCTGTCATATACAAGGAAAATATATGAAGGTAAAATTGGTCTTTCTGATGCGATAAGGACCAACAAATTAATTAAAATAAATATTCAAGCGGAAGCTTTTAAATCTAAAGAAAAGTTTAAAGAAAGCTGGCTAGCTCTTTCAGTTTCGAACTCAAAATTCTATTTATTTTATGAATTGTGGAAAAATGTCCAAAACAATTATTCTCAAGGTTTTGCAAAAGAAACAGAATTAGTTTCAGCTGAATTTGAAATGATAAAAGCAGTAGAAGAGATAACCAATGCACTGGCAAATTATTTAGAGTCCGGAGCTGAATATAGTTTTTCAATTGGTAAACCAATGCAAGAAATTCGATTCTTTGAAGTAAAACGAAATTGTGGAAATTCAATACTTAGATTGCTAGATGGAAATTTGGATATAGATTCCAGTGAGAAAAAGACGGAATCTGAAGAAAGTAAAAACAATAGAAAACTAAATAAAGGGAAAAAAGGGAAAGAATATCAATTTTTTCTTGAAGATTAA
- a CDS encoding Ig-like domain-containing protein: protein MKTICKILVLTLFLVINQCKNGKPGSASLFTFLGDDNSPKIISAVPGMGDRGLPRTQKIAVLFNKPMNINSCVQSFSISPPTQGFYELSDFALTFIPSSQWNYGTYTYTLSKNCESKEGNDLKELFSASFTVGEATTAGSFPEVANIQISAGTIAECDAGIAPRLNILSNTITTACMGSPNSNSLTLNFTRPMDRATTTGAISFSPSISASFVWQSDTTLTIIPDRPFASQARINIAISTTAQDSQGIRMQVPVSGSFFVGTSNLLPTITNLSLNADTLSSCLAGTGAVVDLLVTSVTNACLGNPTVTPIVFTFSRPMDQIQTQSNVSFSPSFTGNFSWSADSLTLTFTPDAKFNFGTRYTITIGSGAKTQDGIFVAGSLVYSFVAGGALTDAPFVQAVGVESQTCPASYPGVGNPLGGDWLIGSCYWDSSLPVLSPTSYRFRGGDSGTGTGPNLNNSASCIDVNTDNFRLIFSNYMDLNATINAVRLRRQSPPSTVIQLSTWSWSDCQAVFPFGCRVLTLVFSELESSCNGSSSFGNASTSGDFNLLQSNTTPAGFPFYMLTVDTSAKDVNSIPLRSTFNFSMEAK from the coding sequence ATGAAAACAATATGTAAAATCCTTGTCTTAACTTTATTTCTTGTTATAAATCAATGCAAAAATGGTAAACCTGGTTCCGCAAGTTTGTTCACATTTTTGGGAGATGATAATTCCCCAAAAATTATTTCGGCAGTTCCAGGAATGGGTGATAGGGGGCTACCAAGAACTCAAAAGATAGCAGTTTTATTTAATAAACCAATGAATATTAATAGTTGTGTGCAAAGTTTTTCAATTTCGCCGCCAACGCAAGGATTTTATGAGCTAAGTGATTTTGCCTTAACTTTCATTCCTAGCTCACAATGGAATTATGGAACGTATACATATACATTATCAAAAAATTGTGAATCGAAGGAAGGGAACGATTTAAAGGAATTATTTTCTGCAAGTTTCACAGTAGGAGAAGCCACGACTGCTGGGAGTTTTCCTGAAGTTGCAAATATTCAAATATCCGCAGGCACTATTGCAGAATGCGATGCAGGGATAGCTCCACGTCTTAATATACTTTCGAATACAATTACGACTGCTTGTATGGGTTCGCCAAATTCTAATTCATTAACTTTAAATTTTACAAGACCGATGGACAGAGCAACTACTACGGGTGCAATTTCATTTTCCCCTTCAATATCCGCAAGTTTTGTATGGCAGTCTGATACGACATTGACTATCATACCTGACCGTCCATTTGCTTCCCAAGCAAGAATCAATATTGCAATATCAACAACAGCTCAAGACTCCCAGGGAATTCGAATGCAGGTACCAGTATCTGGAAGTTTTTTCGTTGGTACTTCAAATTTATTGCCTACCATCACAAATCTTTCATTAAATGCAGATACTTTGTCCAGTTGTCTCGCCGGAACAGGTGCAGTCGTTGATTTGCTTGTTACGAGTGTAACTAACGCGTGCTTGGGAAACCCAACTGTGACTCCAATTGTTTTTACTTTTTCAAGACCAATGGACCAAATTCAAACCCAATCAAATGTCAGTTTTTCTCCATCTTTTACTGGAAATTTTTCATGGTCTGCTGATAGTCTGACTCTTACGTTTACTCCAGATGCAAAGTTCAATTTTGGGACAAGGTATACGATAACAATTGGTAGTGGGGCGAAAACTCAAGACGGTATATTTGTAGCAGGTTCATTGGTATATAGTTTTGTGGCAGGAGGTGCACTGACTGATGCTCCTTTTGTACAGGCAGTTGGAGTTGAATCACAAACATGTCCAGCATCTTATCCTGGAGTTGGCAATCCATTGGGTGGCGATTGGTTGATTGGATCCTGTTATTGGGATAGTAGTTTACCGGTGCTTTCTCCTACTTCTTATAGATTTAGAGGAGGAGATAGTGGAACCGGTACTGGACCAAATCTAAATAATTCTGCTTCCTGCATCGATGTAAATACAGATAATTTTAGACTAATTTTCTCAAATTATATGGATCTAAATGCTACTATAAATGCAGTTAGATTAAGAAGGCAATCTCCTCCTAGTACTGTCATTCAATTGTCTACATGGTCTTGGTCGGATTGTCAGGCAGTATTTCCTTTCGGATGCCGAGTTCTCACGCTTGTCTTTTCGGAACTTGAATCATCATGTAATGGATCAAGTTCATTTGGGAATGCATCTACTTCTGGGGATTTCAATTTGCTTCAATCAAATACCACTCCTGCTGGATTTCCATTTTATATGTTAACTGTTGATACATCTGCGAAAGATGTAAACAGCATACCATTGAGATCAACTTTTAATTTTAGCATGGAGGCAAAATGA
- a CDS encoding efflux RND transporter periplasmic adaptor subunit has protein sequence MLKEKLATLSKIPFFSKIVISSLVYLGISIAYSNMTWAELRTKLPFFNRIFYSKYLSANELFANYKNQNKEESLREEGNVVPVKTIAIEEEIITPILTYAAIVEPIEKVDIFSKVSGRIEEFNVKEGDKVKKGQKIARIESLSFELDIAKQQAALDSSKALYQLSKDKYENARRNVEIKLGEADKKLGLYYKALSEFERFQEIARKKEILFEEKVISNEELENIKLELSSREVNLNNARRELEMSLVGIRDEDIIAAGFKVPEDKKSKIELIKNINTKIEKSEMEVAAKNMKSNEVNLSSTQMLLKETQLISPIDGIIAKISRNKGELVNAGSGGGAPIMTVISNDGVYVAFSVNEGDLGKIKVGFRANIKADSFPDLKFKGIVKKISPLVDQKTHTADVKVEVAGNITDLRPGIFVRSEVIVGSDSKAILIPISTLVSTDGSDGSVFIMKNKRAFKKNVVIGEKRDERVIVSKGLESGDVIITSPINRLFEGVSVKPSI, from the coding sequence ATGCTAAAAGAAAAACTCGCTACGCTCTCAAAGATTCCCTTTTTCTCTAAAATAGTCATAAGCTCCTTAGTATACCTTGGTATTTCCATTGCCTATTCAAATATGACATGGGCTGAGCTGCGAACAAAACTTCCATTTTTTAATCGAATTTTTTACTCAAAGTATTTATCGGCAAATGAGTTGTTTGCAAATTATAAAAACCAAAATAAAGAAGAATCTTTAAGAGAAGAAGGGAATGTAGTTCCTGTAAAGACTATTGCGATTGAGGAAGAAATTATAACTCCTATATTGACTTATGCAGCTATTGTGGAGCCAATTGAAAAGGTAGATATATTTTCAAAAGTCAGTGGGAGAATAGAAGAATTCAATGTAAAGGAAGGGGATAAAGTTAAAAAGGGACAAAAAATAGCAAGGATAGAAAGTTTATCCTTTGAGTTAGATATAGCAAAACAACAAGCGGCTTTGGATTCATCAAAAGCGTTATATCAACTTTCAAAGGATAAATATGAAAATGCGAGGCGTAATGTTGAAATTAAGCTAGGGGAAGCAGATAAGAAATTGGGGCTCTATTATAAAGCACTATCTGAATTCGAAAGGTTTCAAGAGATAGCACGTAAAAAGGAAATTTTATTTGAAGAAAAAGTTATCAGTAACGAGGAATTGGAAAATATAAAATTAGAACTTAGCTCACGAGAAGTAAACCTAAATAATGCACGTCGTGAATTAGAAATGTCTCTTGTGGGAATTAGAGATGAAGATATAATAGCAGCTGGATTTAAAGTTCCAGAAGATAAAAAATCAAAGATAGAACTTATTAAAAACATTAATACGAAGATTGAGAAATCAGAAATGGAAGTCGCAGCGAAAAACATGAAGTCAAATGAGGTAAACCTTTCTTCCACTCAAATGTTACTCAAAGAAACACAATTAATATCTCCTATCGATGGGATTATTGCGAAGATAAGCAGAAATAAAGGGGAACTCGTAAATGCTGGAAGTGGAGGAGGGGCACCAATTATGACCGTTATATCAAATGACGGAGTATATGTTGCTTTTTCTGTGAATGAAGGTGACTTGGGGAAAATTAAAGTTGGATTTAGAGCAAATATAAAGGCAGATTCTTTTCCAGATTTAAAATTCAAAGGTATTGTAAAAAAAATTAGCCCATTAGTTGATCAAAAAACTCACACAGCAGATGTGAAAGTAGAAGTTGCAGGCAATATTACAGATTTAAGGCCAGGTATTTTTGTTAGATCTGAAGTTATTGTTGGGAGTGATTCAAAAGCGATTTTAATACCTATATCAACACTAGTTTCAACTGATGGCTCAGACGGAAGTGTATTTATCATGAAGAATAAAAGAGCTTTTAAAAAGAATGTTGTGATAGGTGAAAAACGAGACGAGAGAGTGATAGTTTCAAAAGGTCTCGAATCAGGTGATGTTATTATAACTAGCCCGATAAATCGACTTTTTGAAGGTGTAAGCGTAAAACCTAGTATTTGA
- a CDS encoding efflux RND transporter permease subunit, with protein sequence MLSVLLRRQVASLMFFSGLCLFGLISLRDIPLSLLPNIEFPKLTIITSYLNSSPGEIENLISKPISQIVGTIQGVEKVESISKEGYSFVHLSFKNGTDMNFALLEAREKLDLIRDQLPYDSSKSLITKFDPSSSAFMEIVFASKALGDPKKLRQWIEDKIKLYYERIDGIALVQVVGGYEKEVFIEIDPIRLNSYQVQPIELSQLISSNNKNYPAGQLPFGKKDLPVRAIGEFKTSLDLGNLVVRGSDTGRGTRLSDFSSIYERYKDRTGIARYNGNESVILYLYKEPGKNTVALADEVKKVTYNVNDLFKNEVNGNISFDESIFIIESIDGLYINLIIGAILAYVSLLLILKNFQSPTLLLLAIPVTLLPSFLVFNQLGIGFNMMSLGGLALGVGMLFDSSNVVISAIERNLSLGKKLEDSILEGTEEVLGSVVSATSTTIIVFLPIAFIKSTLGIIFREMALAIVITLSFSLFIAVTFIPLLAGLLYRNRKFASNIVSKFSFYNEDKIIKIYHKSLRKVLESPKYYLLLLVSLFAFSLSLLPYIEKEFIPRIDTGEISIHIKMPQGTELEALNDYVKYVESIIQAEPIVKSCLSNIGGDEENLRSNPSAIINSNEADLRVLLIDERNQSTMEIVNDLKSKISGSKEIQIDFKTKENILGDILAEKKEVIEYQILGDDIELMHSSAQALKKKILKLPGIEWVRSDLDEKSIEFNLDFDQLKMAKYGLTNTNVSTFVKIALEGITVSKMDNKDLAIPLRIGMPKANVNSEEKLGNLRIQTPFGDNISLNQFLSFSKSENLTSIHRNGNLRVNALTIGINPMFKNLKREIQSTIDAYPRTDEVKIEATGEKAKLDESLKDVVLSFLLALLLIFMLLAGQFESYRSSLIMLIAIPLIFIGTFPALFLTSKSLNISSFMGFILLMGVVVDNASLFYEYFHLFLNQLNDPKAALFNATQVVIRPIIMNNTTTILGMLPIVFTLSKGSEFQAPLGVVVISGLLTSVILSLFVIPTVVYFQNQKVR encoded by the coding sequence GTGCTTTCAGTCCTACTGCGTCGTCAAGTTGCGAGCTTGATGTTTTTTAGTGGACTATGTTTATTCGGTTTAATTTCACTTAGAGATATACCATTAAGTCTGCTTCCAAATATTGAATTTCCAAAACTAACCATTATAACTTCATATTTAAATTCATCTCCTGGTGAAATTGAAAATCTAATCTCGAAACCTATTTCTCAAATTGTTGGAACTATTCAAGGAGTGGAAAAGGTAGAATCAATTTCGAAAGAAGGATATAGTTTTGTACATTTAAGTTTTAAAAATGGTACAGATATGAATTTTGCATTACTCGAGGCACGTGAAAAATTAGACTTAATTCGAGATCAATTACCTTATGATTCAAGCAAATCTTTGATAACAAAATTTGATCCAAGTAGTTCTGCATTTATGGAGATAGTTTTCGCTTCTAAAGCATTGGGTGATCCAAAAAAATTGAGACAATGGATTGAAGATAAGATTAAACTTTATTATGAAAGAATCGATGGAATCGCTTTGGTGCAAGTTGTCGGTGGATATGAAAAGGAAGTTTTCATAGAAATTGATCCAATTCGATTGAATTCTTATCAAGTTCAACCAATCGAATTGAGCCAACTAATTTCTTCAAATAATAAAAATTATCCTGCAGGACAATTGCCATTTGGGAAAAAAGATCTTCCAGTAAGAGCAATAGGCGAATTTAAAACAAGTTTAGATTTAGGAAATTTGGTGGTAAGAGGATCTGATACCGGGAGAGGTACACGACTTTCTGATTTTTCAAGTATTTATGAACGTTATAAAGATAGAACTGGAATAGCACGATATAATGGGAATGAATCAGTAATTTTATATCTTTATAAGGAACCAGGAAAGAACACAGTCGCGCTTGCAGATGAAGTCAAAAAAGTCACATACAATGTTAACGATCTTTTCAAAAATGAAGTCAATGGTAATATCAGCTTTGACGAGTCTATATTTATCATCGAATCAATTGATGGATTATACATAAATTTAATCATCGGCGCCATTCTTGCTTACGTTTCTCTTTTGTTAATTCTCAAAAATTTCCAAAGCCCCACTCTTTTGCTTTTAGCAATTCCTGTTACTCTTTTGCCAAGCTTTTTAGTCTTCAACCAATTGGGGATCGGATTCAATATGATGAGTCTCGGAGGATTAGCGCTAGGTGTTGGAATGCTATTTGATTCAAGTAACGTAGTGATTTCAGCTATCGAGAGAAATCTATCACTTGGAAAGAAATTGGAGGATTCTATACTTGAAGGTACCGAAGAGGTATTAGGTTCAGTGGTATCCGCAACGTCTACTACTATAATTGTATTTCTTCCGATTGCTTTTATTAAGAGTACGCTTGGCATAATCTTTAGAGAAATGGCATTGGCAATTGTTATAACATTAAGTTTTAGTTTGTTTATTGCTGTAACGTTTATTCCTTTGTTGGCCGGGCTACTTTATCGCAATCGAAAATTTGCTTCAAACATCGTGTCTAAATTTTCTTTTTATAATGAAGATAAGATTATAAAAATTTACCATAAATCATTAAGAAAGGTTCTAGAATCTCCAAAATATTATCTATTACTTCTTGTTAGTTTGTTCGCGTTTAGTTTATCTTTATTACCATACATCGAAAAGGAATTTATACCTAGAATAGATACAGGAGAAATAAGCATACATATAAAAATGCCGCAGGGAACAGAACTTGAAGCGCTCAATGATTATGTCAAATATGTAGAATCAATAATTCAAGCAGAACCAATAGTGAAATCTTGTTTATCAAATATAGGTGGAGATGAAGAGAATTTGAGGTCTAACCCAAGTGCAATTATAAATTCAAACGAAGCAGATTTACGAGTTTTACTTATTGACGAAAGAAATCAGTCAACTATGGAAATTGTAAATGATTTGAAATCTAAAATCTCTGGTTCAAAAGAGATTCAAATCGATTTCAAGACTAAAGAAAATATACTTGGTGACATTCTTGCTGAAAAAAAAGAAGTAATTGAATATCAAATATTAGGCGATGACATTGAGCTAATGCATTCTAGTGCACAAGCGCTAAAAAAGAAAATTTTGAAATTACCAGGAATAGAATGGGTTCGATCAGATTTAGATGAAAAAAGTATAGAATTTAACCTGGACTTCGACCAGTTAAAAATGGCAAAATACGGACTTACAAACACAAATGTAAGTACTTTTGTTAAGATTGCATTAGAGGGAATCACAGTGTCTAAAATGGATAATAAAGATCTTGCTATCCCATTGCGGATTGGAATGCCAAAAGCGAATGTGAATAGTGAAGAAAAGTTAGGTAACCTAAGAATTCAAACTCCATTCGGAGATAATATTAGTTTAAATCAGTTTTTATCTTTTTCAAAGAGTGAAAATCTGACATCAATTCATCGCAATGGAAATTTAAGAGTAAATGCATTAACAATTGGTATAAATCCAATGTTCAAAAATCTTAAAAGAGAAATTCAATCTACTATTGATGCATATCCGAGAACAGATGAGGTAAAAATTGAAGCTACAGGAGAAAAAGCAAAGTTGGATGAATCATTGAAAGACGTAGTTTTATCATTCCTTCTGGCTTTATTGCTTATATTCATGTTACTTGCCGGACAATTTGAATCCTACCGATCATCTTTAATAATGCTGATTGCTATTCCATTAATCTTCATCGGTACTTTTCCCGCATTATTCCTTACATCGAAATCTTTAAATATAAGTTCATTCATGGGATTTATTCTTTTAATGGGAGTTGTAGTGGATAATGCTTCGTTGTTTTACGAATACTTTCATTTATTTTTGAATCAGTTAAATGATCCAAAAGCTGCGCTTTTTAATGCAACACAAGTTGTGATTCGTCCAATAATTATGAACAATACCACGACTATTCTTGGTATGTTGCCAATTGTGTTTACTTTGAGTAAAGGCTCTGAATTTCAAGCGCCATTAGGTGTCGTGGTAATTAGTGGATTACTGACATCTGTTATATTGTCTCTTTTTGTAATTCCTACCGTAGTGTATTTTCAGAATCAAAAAGTTAGGTAA